The Oreochromis aureus strain Israel breed Guangdong linkage group 7, ZZ_aureus, whole genome shotgun sequence region ACCAGTGCATGGGTAATATGGGGCTCCCTTATTCATATCTCCTGCTAAATATGACCACTTCACTGCACGAGCCAAAGCTAGCATGTCTGACATGTCATACTTCCCATTTTGGGGCACTGACCCAGGAACAGAGGGCATCCTCTGTAGGGTGGCCCACAAGTGCTCATCAGGGCTGTATGTGTCCTTCTCCCACTCCAGAAACTTCTGAACCTCTCTGTCCTTCATCACATGTTCCACAAAAGCTCTTGTGACCACAAAGTAGGCATTTCCTGAGAACATGGGGATGCTGATTGGTGGGTCACCTTTCCTCACATTTGTGTTGATAACACTGTTTGTGATATTGTGGTGATACTGCCAACGACGTTTCTTGGAGCCAGAAGTCGCTTCAGACTCCATGCTGTTCCTCCCATTGAGAAACTTCAGTGCCCTCAccatctctctgtttgttttgatgGGGAAGTCTGTCCCACAGGTGTTAAGCAGGTACCTCCAGTTGATGTGAGTATTTAGCAGATCTTCCATGCAATTCAGATCTGCCTGTACTCTGAACCACGAGGCATATACCACTCTTACTAATTTACTGGCTACAAACACATTGGGAAAGCATGAAGCAATCGCACCCACAGCCTTCTTGAATGTTGCAGAGGATTTCTGGTCCACGTGTACACAGTAGATGTTCTGAGGAGCATAAACAGCTCGTAGAAGCCGCTCAAACATCTCAATCTTGTCATGGATCACCATGGAGTATGCAATGGGGAAATCTTTCTCTTCCTCACTGAGAGGAACTGTGATGAAACCTCTTTTTTCAATATAAGCTTGACAGTCCACAGTTGCATTAATGTAGAAGTCCTCAGAAAAAACATTCTTCTTTTGCCTGGATGACAGAAGCCCTTCTAATTCACCTTCCTTACCTTTCACATCACCAgtgataatagctgaacaaccAGGCAGATCAGCTGAGAACCGAGGAGATATTTGCAGATCAGATGGTGACTGCTCATCAGAGCCAAATCCCCAAAGAGCGAAAGAAAGGAACAAAACCATCAAGATAAGAAAAAGAGCTCTTAACATACGACCCTTTGTAAAATACATATCCTTGTTTGAAGGGGACTGCCACACAGGTGACTTTGTCTTCACTGCAGGTTACAGTTCGACTAAATGGTGAGAGGCTGCACCGTGGGGAGGTGTGTCAAGCTAAGGCGgagacaataaaaatattacctGGAAGGTTATGCTTATTACATCTTACAGCATCAGCAGTGCTGATGTCACTGATACACCAGTGGAAATTCAAACAGATTATATTTTCAGGATGACAGTTTATAACACGCTGGTGTGTTTCAAGGTGTACTGAGTGCATCaattagaaatattttatttctatttacaaCAAATCATGCAAACTTCACTTACAAATTTAATATCAagttgaaaaaaatatatacattcaCACAAACTTGTAACTTTTCAGACATTACGCGCGTCTAAGAAATTGCATTATACAGATACGGGCACTCCATAGAGGAAATATTCACCTGAAGTCGAAAGAAACCTACCAAAGCAAATTAACTCTGCATTCTCTTTTGATCATTAACCATTTTAACTTTGACTACTTGTCCGTCTTGATACTGAGCATCCATGATACATACCTCACGGTGAGCTGTCGATGCATCTGAGGCATTAACATTTTGATCatagaatttaaaaaacacaagaaaacaatgCCGCAGTACCAACCACAGGCTTTTAGATATTACATGACTGATATGTTAGGCGATGTTTCTTAATATTTTGACAACAGATGGACTCTCTCATAGCTCAAATATTAATGCTGAATGGCTTTAGGACCTTTGCTTCATGTCACTCCATGTCTCTGCCTTCATGTTACCTCATCACATCACTATCTATTAAaggcaatgaaaaaaaatcttaatataaatctttataataatttatttaaatctcAAAACCAAATATCAATGCCATGATATTTACttgatttgatatacctttattagtcccacaagggaaaTTTCATAACttgaatataataaattacactTTTAAATCATTGTAAGTATTACACAATGGTCACATTTTCCTGATTGGACAATGGGTCATGGCCTAAAGCTTTGAAACGCAAGATTGATTCCAGACACCTTATGGCAACATCATCAACCTCTGGATCAAA contains the following coding sequences:
- the LOC116326258 gene encoding beta-1,3-galactosyl-O-glycosyl-glycoprotein beta-1,6-N-acetylglucosaminyltransferase 3-like; the encoded protein is MYFTKGRMLRALFLILMVLFLSFALWGFGSDEQSPSDLQISPRFSADLPGCSAIITGDVKGKEGELEGLLSSRQKKNVFSEDFYINATVDCQAYIEKRGFITVPLSEEEKDFPIAYSMVIHDKIEMFERLLRAVYAPQNIYCVHVDQKSSATFKKAVGAIASCFPNVFVASKLVRVVYASWFRVQADLNCMEDLLNTHINWRYLLNTCGTDFPIKTNREMVRALKFLNGRNSMESEATSGSKKRRWQYHHNITNSVINTNVRKGDPPISIPMFSGNAYFVVTRAFVEHVMKDREVQKFLEWEKDTYSPDEHLWATLQRMPSVPGSVPQNGKYDMSDMLALARAVKWSYLAGDMNKGAPYYPCTGVNKRAVCVYGVGDLPWLLKQHHLFANKFDSEVDDVAIRCLESVLRFKALGHDPLFTQENVTIV